In Bacillota bacterium, one genomic interval encodes:
- the spoIIM gene encoding stage II sporulation protein M, with the protein MRRPYFVLKRPTYAFGDLMRVFLVSSLRRCWFLYILALVIFAAGFSWGVQSAFHLDGKEAAGLEDYAIRLVQSNAAHDRSPVFRQAAVRNVVPVMVIYVAGLTMIAVPVVAGVLFLRGYALGFTSGLLVRQKGVYGLGLVLAEVFPQNVLMLVVLLIASVASFSFFLLLLRRWFDRETAVFPWFLRYTAMMALMAAMALGAGLVEAYLVPGIAQVILPAIEE; encoded by the coding sequence TTGCGGCGTCCGTATTTTGTTCTCAAACGCCCCACCTACGCTTTCGGTGACCTGATGCGTGTTTTCCTGGTTTCTTCCTTAAGGCGTTGTTGGTTTCTATATATCCTGGCTCTAGTGATTTTTGCCGCGGGGTTTTCGTGGGGGGTACAAAGCGCTTTCCATCTTGACGGGAAAGAAGCCGCCGGACTGGAGGATTACGCAATCCGTCTGGTACAGTCCAACGCCGCGCACGACAGGAGCCCGGTTTTCCGCCAGGCTGCCGTGAGAAACGTGGTTCCCGTCATGGTTATCTACGTCGCGGGCCTTACCATGATTGCGGTACCGGTAGTGGCCGGCGTCTTGTTCCTGCGGGGCTACGCGCTCGGGTTTACGTCGGGTCTGCTTGTGCGTCAGAAAGGGGTCTACGGTCTGGGGCTGGTCCTCGCCGAGGTTTTCCCGCAAAACGTATTGATGCTGGTTGTACTTCTTATCGCCTCGGTTGCCTCCTTTTCATTTTTCTTGCTGCTCCTGCGGCGTTGGTTCGACCGGGAAACCGCTGTGTTCCCGTGGTTTCTGCGTTATACGGCGATGATGGCACTGATGGCGGCTATGGCCCTGGGAGCGGGGCTGGTTGAAGCATACCTCGTGCCCGGCATAGCGCAGGTTATCTTGCCTGCAATAGAGGAATGA
- a CDS encoding CopG family transcriptional regulator: KRATIYFDPDLHKALRLKAVETNQSLSELVNEAVREALAEDAEDLAAFDERAEEPAIPYDEMVTRLRKDGRI; encoded by the coding sequence CAAGAGGGCGACCATCTACTTTGACCCCGATTTGCATAAAGCGCTGCGGCTTAAAGCCGTAGAGACCAACCAATCCTTATCCGAACTTGTAAACGAAGCCGTCAGAGAGGCGCTCGCCGAGGATGCCGAAGATCTGGCTGCATTTGACGAAAGAGCGGAAGAGCCGGCGATTCCCTACGATGAAATGGTCACGAGGCTCAGAAAAGATGGCCGCATATAG
- a CDS encoding DUF1801 domain-containing protein, giving the protein MPRNPVVDEFMASLNHPYKAEMERLREIILGVNSKIEEAIKWKCPTFMYHGNIASIVVRTKSHVQLMFHTGATP; this is encoded by the coding sequence ATGCCTCGAAACCCCGTCGTGGATGAATTCATGGCAAGTCTCAACCACCCCTATAAAGCAGAGATGGAGCGGCTCCGTGAAATCATCTTGGGCGTTAACAGCAAAATCGAAGAAGCCATCAAGTGGAAGTGCCCCACCTTTATGTATCACGGGAACATCGCTTCAATTGTGGTGCGAACCAAGAGCCATGTGCAACTGATGTTTCACACCGGAGCGACTCCATGA
- a CDS encoding type II toxin-antitoxin system VapB family antitoxin, whose product MRTTLNIEDKLIDKASKLTGIKEKTLLVKLGLEALIARESSKRLAKLGGTEKNLKMTPRRRTAAQQNDPR is encoded by the coding sequence ATGCGGACAACCTTAAATATAGAAGACAAGTTAATCGACAAGGCATCAAAACTAACCGGCATTAAGGAAAAAACACTCTTAGTAAAGCTTGGGCTGGAAGCCTTAATTGCACGAGAAAGCAGTAAAAGGCTTGCCAAGTTGGGCGGAACAGAAAAGAACCTGAAAATGACACCTCGCAGAAGGACGGCAGCGCAACAAAATGATCCTCGTTGA
- a CDS encoding type II toxin-antitoxin system VapC family toxin: MILVDTSVWVSHLREGNLDLEKLLNDGEVLSHSFIIGELACGNLKNRSEILSLLRALPLVIQAEHEEVLQCIENNRLMRKGLGYIDIHLIASAQLSGAAIWTLDKKLAEVSAKLGLGLIKK, from the coding sequence ATGATCCTCGTTGATACCTCGGTGTGGGTGTCTCACCTGCGGGAGGGGAATCTTGACCTTGAAAAGTTATTGAATGATGGAGAAGTTTTAAGCCATTCCTTCATCATTGGTGAACTTGCCTGTGGGAATCTCAAGAATAGATCTGAAATCCTATCACTTCTTCGAGCACTACCTTTGGTGATCCAAGCAGAGCATGAAGAGGTTTTACAGTGCATCGAAAACAATCGACTGATGAGAAAGGGATTAGGATATATAGATATCCACCTAATTGCGTCGGCACAATTGTCGGGCGCAGCGATATGGACACTTGACAAAAAACTGGCTGAAGTTTCTGCAAAACTTGGTTTAGGTTTAATTAAGAAATAA
- a CDS encoding type II toxin-antitoxin system RelE/ParE family toxin, whose translation MAAYSVFFKESVQKDLDGIPKKDLRKILTRIKSLAADPRPPGCEKLTGQDRYRLRQGRYRLVYSVQDEKRSVTVVKVGHRKDIYR comes from the coding sequence ATGGCCGCATATAGCGTCTTTTTCAAGGAATCCGTTCAGAAGGATCTCGATGGCATCCCGAAAAAGGATCTAAGAAAAATCCTAACCCGCATCAAATCGCTCGCGGCGGACCCGCGGCCACCCGGGTGCGAAAAGCTAACGGGTCAGGACCGCTACCGACTGAGGCAAGGGCGATACCGCCTTGTATACTCAGTCCAAGACGAAAAGCGCTCAGTCACCGTGGTGAAAGTTGGGCACAGAAAAGACATCTATCGCTGA